A genomic window from Peromyscus maniculatus bairdii isolate BWxNUB_F1_BW_parent chromosome 1, HU_Pman_BW_mat_3.1, whole genome shotgun sequence includes:
- the Selenov gene encoding selenoprotein V isoform X1 — protein MSNQARTPAPSPAQPNTPSPTPAPIRTTTPVRTVPAHNPTPVRTSTRGPVSTPAHNQTPAQTSTPVRAPAQVPTSPPVRSPTPAPAPAPAPPPTPTPAPVRTPAPVRTPAPVRAPAPVRTPAPVRAPAPVRTPAPVRAPAPVRPPKLARVLPAIPPAESLPSSALPGAQPSSSRRASSVSKDPMLAQKQDPSTHRLAEAIQGPLPVLTAAASKTLASVRDSTTQLDSLASNAVASSTLRPPPDAIPVLEFFATQLREAPALGRLPPLSPSPSFVCTKEVASTSENVPPANRTLIRVIYCGLUSYGLRYILLRKTLEHQFPNLLEFEEEKASQASGEFEVFVNGKLVHSKKKGDGFVDESSLKKLMGVIDEETKKR, from the exons ATGAGTAACCAGGCGCGGACCCCCGCTCCCTCCCCGGCCCAGCCAAACACTCCATCCCCGACACCAGCTCCCATCCGAACCACGACCCCCGTCAGAACAGTCCCGGCTCACAACCCGACTCCGGTCCGAACTTCCACCCGGGGCCCGGTCTCGACCCCGGCCCACAACCAGACTCCGGCCCAAACCTCCACCCCGGTCCGGGCTCCTGCCCAGGTCCCGACCTCTCCTCCAGTCCGGtccccaaccccagccccagccccagccccagccccacccccaaccccaaccccagcaCCGGTGCGGACTCCAGCACCGGTGCGGACTCCAGCACCTGTCCGGGCCCCAGCACCAGTGCGGACCCCAGCACCAGTCCGGGCCCCAGCACCAGTGCGGACCCCAGCACCAGTCCGGGCCCCAGCACCAGTCCGGCCCCCGAAACTAGCCCGAGTCTTGCCCGCGATCCCTCCGGCGGAGTCCTTGCCGAGCTCGGCCTTACCCGGGGCTCAGCCCTCTTCTTCCAGGCGTGCTAGCTCTGTCTCAAAGGATCCCATGCTCGCTCAAAAGCAGGACCCTTCGACCCACAGACTAGCGGAGGCCATCCAGGGTCCCCTTCCGGTGCTCACTGCCGCGGCCTCAAAGACACTGGCCTCCGTCCGGGACTCCACCACTCAGTTAGACTCCTTGGCCTCCAATGCCGTGGCCTCCAGTACACTGCGCCCCCCTCCGGACGCCATCCCTGTACTGGAGTTCTTCGCCACCCAGCTAAGGGAGGCCCCTGCTCTGGGTCGGCTCCCCCCACTTTCCCCATCACCCAGCTTCGTCTGCACCAAGGAGGTCGCCTCGACCAGCGAGAACGTCCCACCGGCCAACAGAACTTTGATTCGTGTGATATACTG tGGCCTCTGAAGCTATGGCCTTCGG TACATCCTTCTGAGAAAGACCCTGGAGCATCAATTTCCAAACCTTCTGGAGTTT gaggaggaaaaggcttCCCAGGCATCAGGAGAGTTTGAAGTGTTTGTGAACGGGAAGCTGGTTCATTCCAAGAAG AAAGGTGATGGGTTTGTGGATGAGTCCAGTCTGAAGAAACTTATGGGTGTTATCGATGAGGAGACCAAGAAAAGGTAG
- the Eid2b gene encoding EP300-interacting inhibitor of differentiation 2B, whose protein sequence is MSELPGESRVPNLSPMNGIGDVLQGGVGGGSWIPEAQEGPLAGAARPVVRAPGPFPRRLPGMAGLMAMPHVHPPLRLLELHEQRMFQHYLHTNPLIPTRLLRDIEERRRLFVEGCKAREAAFDANPPQMDSDARAFTLALTASDASGPTAD, encoded by the coding sequence ATGTCCGAGCTGCCGGGAGAGAGCAGGGTCCCCAACCTGAGCCCCATGAATGGCATCGGCGACGTCCTGCAGGGGGGAGTGGGCGGAGGCAGTTGGATCCCCGAGGCCCAGGAAGGCCCGCTGGCCGGAGCCGCCCGGCCCGTGGTGCGAGCCCCGGGCCCGTTCCCCAGGCGACTCCCGGGCATGGCGGGCCTGATGGCCATGCCGCACGTCCACCCGCCGCTCCGCCTTCTAGAGCTGCACGAGCAGCGGATGTTCCAACACTACCTGCACACCAACCCCCTGATCCCCACCAGGCTGCTCCGCGACATCGAGGAGCGCCGCCGGCTGTTCGTGGAGGGCTGCAAGGCCAGGGAGGCGGCCTTCGACGCCAACCCCCCGCAGATGGACTCGGACGCCCGCGCCTTCACGCTGGCGCTCACCGCCTCCGACGCCAGCGGCCCCACCGCCGACTGA
- the Selenov gene encoding selenoprotein V isoform X3, whose amino-acid sequence MSNQARTPAPSPAQPNTPSPTPAPIRTTTPVRTVPAHNPTPVRTSTRGPVSTPAHNQTPAQTSTPVRAPAQVPTSPPVRSPTPAPAPAPAPPPTPTPAPVRTPAPVRTPAPVRAPAPVRTPAPVRAPAPVRTPAPVRAPAPVRPPKLARVLPAIPPAESLPSSALPGAQPSSSRRASSVSKDPMLAQKQDPSTHRLAEAIQGPLPVLTAAASKTLASVRDSTTQLDSLASNAVASSTLRPPPDAIPVLEFFATQLREAPALGRLPPLSPSPSFVCTKEVASTSENVPPANRTLIRVIYCTSF is encoded by the exons ATGAGTAACCAGGCGCGGACCCCCGCTCCCTCCCCGGCCCAGCCAAACACTCCATCCCCGACACCAGCTCCCATCCGAACCACGACCCCCGTCAGAACAGTCCCGGCTCACAACCCGACTCCGGTCCGAACTTCCACCCGGGGCCCGGTCTCGACCCCGGCCCACAACCAGACTCCGGCCCAAACCTCCACCCCGGTCCGGGCTCCTGCCCAGGTCCCGACCTCTCCTCCAGTCCGGtccccaaccccagccccagccccagccccagccccacccccaaccccaaccccagcaCCGGTGCGGACTCCAGCACCGGTGCGGACTCCAGCACCTGTCCGGGCCCCAGCACCAGTGCGGACCCCAGCACCAGTCCGGGCCCCAGCACCAGTGCGGACCCCAGCACCAGTCCGGGCCCCAGCACCAGTCCGGCCCCCGAAACTAGCCCGAGTCTTGCCCGCGATCCCTCCGGCGGAGTCCTTGCCGAGCTCGGCCTTACCCGGGGCTCAGCCCTCTTCTTCCAGGCGTGCTAGCTCTGTCTCAAAGGATCCCATGCTCGCTCAAAAGCAGGACCCTTCGACCCACAGACTAGCGGAGGCCATCCAGGGTCCCCTTCCGGTGCTCACTGCCGCGGCCTCAAAGACACTGGCCTCCGTCCGGGACTCCACCACTCAGTTAGACTCCTTGGCCTCCAATGCCGTGGCCTCCAGTACACTGCGCCCCCCTCCGGACGCCATCCCTGTACTGGAGTTCTTCGCCACCCAGCTAAGGGAGGCCCCTGCTCTGGGTCGGCTCCCCCCACTTTCCCCATCACCCAGCTTCGTCTGCACCAAGGAGGTCGCCTCGACCAGCGAGAACGTCCCACCGGCCAACAGAACTTTGATTCGTGTGATATACTG TACATCCTTCTGA
- the Eid2 gene encoding EP300-interacting inhibitor of differentiation 2, giving the protein MSQLPAVSSAPPTGAASGDRGLPQAEVGGGRRALPGPARPEEIRGGPMAAAREGPAAPGAAARGGRVAAAREGRVAEARGGPAAAARGGAAAREGPLAAASREARMAEVARLLGEPLEEEAPEGRPRSRAGGLAAMPYLRLRHPLSVLGINYQQFLRHYLENYPIAPGRIQELEERRRRFVEACRAREAAFDIEYLRNPQRVDFDILTFTIALTASEVINPLIEELGCDKFIHRE; this is encoded by the coding sequence ATGTCCCAGCTGCCCGCAGTCAGCAGCGCCCCGCCGACGGGCGCGGCGAGCGGCGACCGCGGGCTCCCGCAGGCCGAGGTAGGCGGCGGGCGGCGTGCGCTCCCGGGCCCGGCGCGACCCGAGGAGATCCGGGGAGGCCCGATGGCCGCGGCCCGGGAAGGCCCCGCAGCCCCGGGGGCGGCGGCCAGGGGAGGCCGGGTGGCTGCAGCCCGAGAAGGCCGGGTGGCGGAGGCCCGGGGAGGCCCCGCGGCGGCGGCCCGTGGTGGCGCGGCGGCCCGCGAAGGCCCGCTGGCGGCGGCGTCCAGGGAAGCCCGGATGGCGGAGGTGGCCCGGCTGCTGGGCGAGCCGCTGGAGGAGGAGGCGCCCGAGGGCAGGCCCCGGTCCAGGGCGGGCGGCCTGGCGGCGATGCCCTACCTGCGCCTCCGCCACCCGCTCAGCGTCTTGGGCATCAATTACCAGCAGTTCCTGCGCCACTACCTGGAGAACTATCCGATCGCCCCGGGCAGGATCCAGGAGCTGGAGGAGCGCCGGAGGCGCTTCGTGGAGGCCTGCAGAGCCAGGGAGGCCGCCTTCGACATCGAGTACCTGCGCAACCCTCAGAGGGTGGATTTTGACATTTTAACGTTTACCATAGCCCTGACTGCGTCGGAAGTGATCAATCCTCTCATAGAAGAACTGGGCTGCGATAAGTTCATCCACCGGGAGTAA
- the Selenov gene encoding selenoprotein V isoform X2, whose amino-acid sequence MSNQARTPAPSPAQPNTPSPTPAPIRTTTPVRTVPAHNPTPVRTSTRGPVSTPAHNQTPAQTSTPVRAPAQVPTSPPVRSPTPAPAPAPAPPPTPTPAPVRTPAPVRTPAPVRAPAPVRTPAPVRAPAPVRTPAPVRAPAPVRPPKLARVLPAIPPAESLPSSALPGAQPSSSRRASSVSKDPMLAQKQDPSTHRLAEAIQGPLPVLTAAASKTLASVRDSTTQLDSLASNAVASSTLRPPPDAIPVLEFFATQLREAPALGRLPPLSPSPSFVCTKEVASTSENVPPANRTLIRVIYCGLUSYGLRYILLRKTLEHQFPNLLEFPPPPHHCLARRRKRLPRHQESLKCL is encoded by the exons ATGAGTAACCAGGCGCGGACCCCCGCTCCCTCCCCGGCCCAGCCAAACACTCCATCCCCGACACCAGCTCCCATCCGAACCACGACCCCCGTCAGAACAGTCCCGGCTCACAACCCGACTCCGGTCCGAACTTCCACCCGGGGCCCGGTCTCGACCCCGGCCCACAACCAGACTCCGGCCCAAACCTCCACCCCGGTCCGGGCTCCTGCCCAGGTCCCGACCTCTCCTCCAGTCCGGtccccaaccccagccccagccccagccccagccccacccccaaccccaaccccagcaCCGGTGCGGACTCCAGCACCGGTGCGGACTCCAGCACCTGTCCGGGCCCCAGCACCAGTGCGGACCCCAGCACCAGTCCGGGCCCCAGCACCAGTGCGGACCCCAGCACCAGTCCGGGCCCCAGCACCAGTCCGGCCCCCGAAACTAGCCCGAGTCTTGCCCGCGATCCCTCCGGCGGAGTCCTTGCCGAGCTCGGCCTTACCCGGGGCTCAGCCCTCTTCTTCCAGGCGTGCTAGCTCTGTCTCAAAGGATCCCATGCTCGCTCAAAAGCAGGACCCTTCGACCCACAGACTAGCGGAGGCCATCCAGGGTCCCCTTCCGGTGCTCACTGCCGCGGCCTCAAAGACACTGGCCTCCGTCCGGGACTCCACCACTCAGTTAGACTCCTTGGCCTCCAATGCCGTGGCCTCCAGTACACTGCGCCCCCCTCCGGACGCCATCCCTGTACTGGAGTTCTTCGCCACCCAGCTAAGGGAGGCCCCTGCTCTGGGTCGGCTCCCCCCACTTTCCCCATCACCCAGCTTCGTCTGCACCAAGGAGGTCGCCTCGACCAGCGAGAACGTCCCACCGGCCAACAGAACTTTGATTCGTGTGATATACTG tGGCCTCTGAAGCTATGGCCTTCGG TACATCCTTCTGAGAAAGACCCTGGAGCATCAATTTCCAAACCTTCTGGAGTTT CCTCCTCCACCACACCATTGCCTtgccaggaggaggaaaaggcttCCCAGGCATCAGGAGAGTTTGAAGTGTTTGTGA